The Coregonus clupeaformis isolate EN_2021a unplaced genomic scaffold, ASM2061545v1 scaf2947, whole genome shotgun sequence genome contains the following window.
TTTACTCCCCCGATGCTACTGCTTTGAAAAGGGAGGAGAACGCAACGGAACACGGGACTCATTTTTATCTTCCTCTCCCTGCTGTATTATTGCTGTGTGGCAccatgagagacagacagagaggttccTTCCTATCTGGAGCGGATAGACTGGGCCAGTTCGTTTTGCACGGCCCAGTTCCCCGGGTGGGTAGacatttcacttaaggaccaatgcAATGGTCTAAAATGTGCAAACTCCGCCCCCACCCgggggcaccgggccatgcaaaacgaactcacCGACTGACAGGCGGGCCTGGGGCTGGTGGGGGGCGGGACTGGGGCTGGTGGGGGGGGCGGGCCTGGGGCTGGTGGGGGGGCGGGACTGGGGCTGGTGGGGGGCGGGACTGGGGCTGGTGGGGGCGGGACTGGGGCTGGTGGGGGGCGGGACTGGGGCTGGTGGGGGCGGGACTGGGGCTGGTGGGGGGCGGGACTGGGGCTGGTGGGGGGCGGGACTGGGGCTGGTGGGGGGCGGGACTGGGGCTGGTGGGGgcgggactggggctgggggggGCGGGACTGGGCTGGTGGGGGGCGGGACTGGGGGCTGGTGGGGGCGGGCCGTAGCGTGTGATAGTTTCTGCAGTGTGAAAGCGGTAGTATCAGCAGTACAGTTGGGAAGGGCAGacgacagcagagagagactaaCTCACTGAGGAAAATGATCCCAGCTGAGGATACATTACCACAGAGGACATACTGCATACACAATGGTGAG
Protein-coding sequences here:
- the LOC123489279 gene encoding glycine-rich protein DOT1-like, with translation MCKLRPHPGAPGHAKRTHRLTGGPGAGGGRDWGWWGGRAWGWWGGGTGAGGGRDWGWWGRDWGWWGAGLGLVGAGLGLVGGGTGAGGGRDWGWWGAGLGLVGAGLGLGGAGLGWWGAGLGAGGGGP